In a genomic window of Muntiacus reevesi chromosome 1, mMunRee1.1, whole genome shotgun sequence:
- the APH1A gene encoding gamma-secretase subunit APH-1A, translating to MGAAVFFGCTFVAFGPAFALFLITVAGDPLRVIILVAGAFFWLVSLLLASVVWFILVHVTDRSDARLQYGLLIFGAAVSVLLQEVFRFAYYKLLKKADEGLASLSEDGRSPISIRQMAYVSGLSFGIISGVFSVINILADALGPGVVGIHGDSPYYFLTSAFLTAAIILLHTFWGVVFFDACERRRYWALGLVVGSHLLTSGLTFLNPWYEASLLPIYAVTVSMGLWAFITAGGSFRSIQRSLSCRRQEDSRVMVYSALRIPPED from the exons ATGGGGGCCGCAGTGTTTTTTGGATGCACTTTCGTCGCTTTTGGCCCGGCCTTTGCGCTTTTCTTGATCACTGTGGCTGGAGACCCGCTTCGCGTCATCATCTTGGTCGCCGG GGCATTTTTCTGGCTGGTGTCCCTGCTCCTGGCCTCTGTGGTCTGGTTCATCTTGGTCCATGTGACCGACCGGTCAGATGCCCGGCTCCAGTATGGCCTTCTGATATTTGGTGCTGCAGTCTCCGTCCTTCTACAGGAGGTGTTCCGCTTTGCCTACTACAAGCTGCTTAA GAAGGCAGATGAAGGGTTAGCATCGCTGAGTGAGGACGGAAGATCACCCATCTCCATCCGCCAGATGGCCTATG ttTCTGGTCTTTCCTTCGGTATCATCAGTGGTGTCTTCTCTGTTATCAATATTTTGGCTGATGCACTTGGGCCAGGTGTAGTTGGGATCCACGGAGACTCACCCTATTACTTCTTGACTTCAG CCTTTCTGACAGCAGCCATTATCCTGCTCCATACCTTTTGGGGAGTTGTGTTCTTTGATGCCTGTGAGAGGAGACGGTACTGGGCTTTGGGCCTGGTGGTTGGGAGTCACCTACTGACATCGGGACTG ACATTCCTGAACCCCTGGTATGAGGCCAGCCTGCTGCCCATCTAtgcagtcactgtttccatggggCTCTGGGCCTTCATCACAGCTGGAGGGTCCTTCCGAAGTATCCAGCGCAGTCTCTCGT GCCGACGGCAGGAGGACAGTCGGGTGATGGTGTATTCTGCCCTGCGCATCCCACCCGAGGACTGA
- the CA14 gene encoding carbonic anhydrase 14 isoform X1 produces the protein MRVRAEPQAYDTPSSLGPLHLAGRLTPRPHGQEHWPASYPECGSNAQSPINIQTDSVTFDPDLLPLQPHGYEQPGTEPLNLHNNGHTVQLSLPSTLYLEGLPRKYVAAQLHLHWGQKGTPWGSEHLVNGKATAAELHIVHYDSESYESLSEAAQRPQGLAVLGILIEVGETKNPAYEHILSHLHEIKHKDQKTSVPPFNVRGLLPPLLAQYFRYNGSLTTPPCYQSVLWTVFHRRAQISMEQLEKLRETLFSTEEEPSEPLVQNYRAPQPLNQRMVFASFIQVGPSYTTGEMLSLGVGILVGCLCLLLAVYFIVRKIRRKRLRNRKSVVFTSARATEA, from the exons ATGAGGGTGAGAGCAGAACCCCAGGCCTACGACACCCCTTCCTCACTGGGACCTCTTCACCTGGCGGGAAGACTTACACCAC GTCCACATGGTCAAGAACACTGGCCCGCCTCTTACCCTGAATGTGGAAGCAATGCCCAGTCCCCCATCAATATCCAGACAGACAGTGTGACTTTTGACCCTGACTTGCtacctctgcagccccatggatatGAACAGCCTGGCACTGAGCCTTTGAACCTGCACAATAATGGCCACACAG TACAACTCTCTCTGCCCTCTACCCTTTATCTGGAAGGACTTCCCCGAAAATATGTAGCTGCCCAGCTCCACCTGCACTGGGGTCAGAAAGGAACTCCCTGGGGGTCAGAGCACCTGGTCAACGGCAAAGCCACAGCTGCAGAG CTCCACATTGTACATTATGATTCTGAGTCCTACGAAAGCCTGAGTGAGGCTGCTCAGAGGCCTCAGGGCCTGGCTGTCTTGGGCATCCTCATTGAG GTGGGTGAGACTAAGAATCCAGCTTATGAACACATTCTGAGTCACTTGCATGAAATCAAGCACAAAG ATCAGAAGACCTCTGTGCCTCCCTTCAATGTGAGAGGGCTGCTCCCACCGCTGCTGGCGCAGTACTTCCGTTACAACGGTTCGCTCACCACTCCGCCCTGCTACCAGAGTGTGCTCTGGACGGTCTTCCATCGAAGGGCCCAGATTTCCATGGAACAG CTGGAAAAGCTTCGGGAGACACTGTTCTCCACGGAGGAGGAGCCCTCTGAGCCCCTGGTACAGAACTACCGAGCCCCCCAGCCTCTCAATCAGCGGATGGTCTTTGCTTCTTTCATCCAAG TGGGACCCTCGTATACCACAG GTGAAATGCTGAGTTTGGGAGTAGGAATCCTGGTTGGCTGTCTCTGCCTTCTGCTGGCTGTTTATTTCATCGTTAGAAAGATCCG GAGGAAGAGACTAAGAAACCGGAAAAGTGTGGTCTTCACCTCAGCACGAGCCACCGAGGCATAG
- the CA14 gene encoding carbonic anhydrase 14 isoform X2: protein MLFFTLLLEVIWTLTANGGQHWTYEGPHGQEHWPASYPECGSNAQSPINIQTDSVTFDPDLLPLQPHGYEQPGTEPLNLHNNGHTVQLSLPSTLYLEGLPRKYVAAQLHLHWGQKGTPWGSEHLVNGKATAAELHIVHYDSESYESLSEAAQRPQGLAVLGILIEVGETKNPAYEHILSHLHEIKHKDQKTSVPPFNVRGLLPPLLAQYFRYNGSLTTPPCYQSVLWTVFHRRAQISMEQLEKLRETLFSTEEEPSEPLVQNYRAPQPLNQRMVFASFIQVGPSYTTGEMLSLGVGILVGCLCLLLAVYFIVRKIRRKRLRNRKSVVFTSARATEA, encoded by the exons ATGTTGTTCTTCACCCTCCTGCTAGAGGTGATTTGGACCCTGACTGCCAACGGGG GTCAACACTGGACGTATGAGG GTCCACATGGTCAAGAACACTGGCCCGCCTCTTACCCTGAATGTGGAAGCAATGCCCAGTCCCCCATCAATATCCAGACAGACAGTGTGACTTTTGACCCTGACTTGCtacctctgcagccccatggatatGAACAGCCTGGCACTGAGCCTTTGAACCTGCACAATAATGGCCACACAG TACAACTCTCTCTGCCCTCTACCCTTTATCTGGAAGGACTTCCCCGAAAATATGTAGCTGCCCAGCTCCACCTGCACTGGGGTCAGAAAGGAACTCCCTGGGGGTCAGAGCACCTGGTCAACGGCAAAGCCACAGCTGCAGAG CTCCACATTGTACATTATGATTCTGAGTCCTACGAAAGCCTGAGTGAGGCTGCTCAGAGGCCTCAGGGCCTGGCTGTCTTGGGCATCCTCATTGAG GTGGGTGAGACTAAGAATCCAGCTTATGAACACATTCTGAGTCACTTGCATGAAATCAAGCACAAAG ATCAGAAGACCTCTGTGCCTCCCTTCAATGTGAGAGGGCTGCTCCCACCGCTGCTGGCGCAGTACTTCCGTTACAACGGTTCGCTCACCACTCCGCCCTGCTACCAGAGTGTGCTCTGGACGGTCTTCCATCGAAGGGCCCAGATTTCCATGGAACAG CTGGAAAAGCTTCGGGAGACACTGTTCTCCACGGAGGAGGAGCCCTCTGAGCCCCTGGTACAGAACTACCGAGCCCCCCAGCCTCTCAATCAGCGGATGGTCTTTGCTTCTTTCATCCAAG TGGGACCCTCGTATACCACAG GTGAAATGCTGAGTTTGGGAGTAGGAATCCTGGTTGGCTGTCTCTGCCTTCTGCTGGCTGTTTATTTCATCGTTAGAAAGATCCG GAGGAAGAGACTAAGAAACCGGAAAAGTGTGGTCTTCACCTCAGCACGAGCCACCGAGGCATAG